TATCTGTCTGGCGGCAGCTACTATCACACCTGTGGTGGGACTCTGATCAGAAGGAATTGGGTGTTGACCGCCGCCCACTGCGTTGACACGTAATGATTTTTCTGTATCTAAATGGTTAagaaacaacacaaacattGAGACAAATCACATTAATCTGAAGGAGTTTGAGGTGtctgcaaaacaaaaataggcaTTTGTAAACTGGTGGGTGTTTCTAAATCATGCAATGAAATGATGTGCTTTACTTGACCCCACCCCTAAACTCTACTGTGACTGTGACGTGGGCCAATCAGGTAACGAAGTCGAAAACACCCCTCCGTTATGGCCTCGCCCCACTGATCTGGTAACTCCCattactgtcctgcagagacctATTGACCTTATTCAGAGCAGTGCCATGACAGGTAAGAAAGTGAGGTTGTGAGTGATAGAGATGGAGCGGATTTTGGCCACACACACACCGGGGGGGAAACAATCCAACcatctccattgactttgtattgcatgaggctgcctccttgtcatttctgacttataacaaaaaacagaacaatgtctaaaagctgctatgtgacaaggtgtacagaaaacaagctaaaaaacccagaactaagtttttataaacTACTGAACcgtaaaagccagcctttaaggagacaaaagtggatacaggccataagacgtgaagcatcagcaggaagaatgggtaTATTGTGGGATCCTGACAGCCTacgtgtgcagtaaacattttgtcaccATTAAGTCAAgtatccaaatgtcagttttatatattatatttcctgtcgCCGATTACGTTCCCCTCCAGTGGACATAGTTCTCAGTGTAATATATGTCTcaattgcctgtatccacttttgtgtccttaaacgCTTGTTTTTGGGGTTGACAGCTTAAAACTTATGTGTTTttggttctgggttttttagcttgtttgctgtacaccttgtcacatagcatcttttagacattgttctgttttttgctattagtcagaattgtgtgtgtgtgcaaggaGGCAGCATTACGctatacaaagtcaatggagacgattggattgttttccccccggtgggcgtggttttcagattatgacgcgtGTCGCTCTATCTCTATAGACTTACAGAGTTTTCAGTGGCATATGCTTTAAAAAGATgcccacataaaaaaaaatactatagtaatttatagtaaatactatagtgtttttgaaccatactatagtaaattgtagtttactgtatatattatagtatttacaacactttgttaatgaatgctatactgtagtattaactatagtgaactgataaactgtaatactgtagtatactttagtttttactacagtaaactgtagtgtattgtagtataatataccctatagttgtagaaaacttagtacagtattgaGTAAAGAaattttatattactatagttgttatactACCACAGCAAATAGAGaattaccacaaaaaaataattaaagtactttactatagtatggttcaaaaccactatagtatttactataaattactatagtatttttttcatgtgggtgtataaagctcctagatcactaattttccacagctcatgttgtctagagtacttttttttcttatagtttcttggaaagatatttttgcagtttcaTATGCAGAACgattcaaaaacacattaaataacagtacaaccCACTAAAGAGATGTACATGGAtgtatccctcacagcctcgctttcattcccgttaaaaatcaaagatggcgctGCTGTGAATCAGGTCTATACTTGATCTGAAGCGCGCCTGTTACAGACGACTGTCGCAGTTCGCCCTCTGGTGGCGGATGTAATTCACTTTCAATGtgtttgcaaaacattttttggttGTAGTCGTACAATGGATTTAGACAGCTGTTAACAATCAAAATTCTTCTAATTTTGTCAGTTTTTCACCTTTAATCAGAATTGACAAGTCAATTGAAAGACAGTGTCAATGCAGGATgtaacagatttttaaaaagtgttcacTTGTTCCTGACTCTACACCTATGTTTTTCTCAACTTGTTTCCTGTGCAGCTCGAGGACTTGGCGTGTTGTCCTGGGCGACCATGACATCTACACCCATGAAGGTCGCGAGCAGTACATGAGCGTCAGTCAAGTGTACATCCACTCCGGCTGGAACAGCAACAGTGTGGCTGCTGGGTGTGTATATAACATACACAACATACACGACTGTGGCGACAGttatacacaatatatatacacGACTATATGGACAAATACTCGTAAGGCCTATAACTTTTAACACAACAAACTCGACTGTATCAACAGTTATAACTTTAACGAAACACAAACAACAATACTATATTGCCAAGCCAATTACACATATACAACacaaatataaaaagtaaataggCTACCTTTAACACAGCACAACACACGCTCTCTGAAATGCTTGATTGTGATTGATCAATCGCAGCATTTAGCTCTCAGAGATTTTGTAATAATAACTGTCACCCCGTCACCCATAGCAACGTTTTATATTACTCCGCTGATTCAGGTAACTGACCGGCGCTATTTTCCTATCTTTCGTATCATTCCGCGGAGTCGCGCATTCTCATTTCAAatagtgaaagtgaaagtgaaagtgacgtgtggccaagtatggtgtcccatactcggaatttgtgctctggaTTTCACCCGTCctagtgcacacacacagcggcaggagcgattgggggttaggtgccttgctcaaggtcACCTCatttgtgggtaatgagagtggaagagagcctgttcattcactcccccacctacatttaCTGCCGGTGCCGAATTTTGACCCCCTgacaaattattacccccctctTTGAAGTCGCTACCTGATCTTAACCCCACCCTtaatcctaacccctcccccaatcctaacccctcccccacacctactcctaaacctaccaatactaggggggtgataatctggcagggggtcgaaattcggcacaacacctgTTCTGAGACTCGAACCTGCAACCTTCGGGTTATCCGTCGGGTTATAAGCAAGCGCAATCTTGCATATCAGTTTTTGATTGTAGTAAAAATCCACTTAGAGGACTTTAGTAATAGTATAACTAaagtataatattttaatatttttcaaacacatcatatatcaacaatTATGCATTTAACTTTAATGCTTCACGTACAACAATATCTACAATTACACATTATATCTAAGCAGCATACTTTACTGTATTGAGTTTTAACTGGACTTTCATCAACACAACATCCATGATGGTATCAAAAATCTTCTAAAGTTATAGCGCCCCCTAGTATGAGAAATGAAATGCGCGTTGTAGACTGTGATGCCTGTTCTTTGTTTTCCAGATATGATATCGCTCTTCTGCGTCTGTCCTCTGAAGCCACTCTGAACTCATATGTGAAGCTGGCCACCCTTCCACCCTCTGGACAGGTTCTGCCCCACAACAACGTCTGTTACATCACCGGCTGGGGCCGCACTCAGAGTCAGTTTAACTTCAAATAGCTTTGATGTTTCCGGAAATCATTTACATGTACTGATGATTCCTGTCTCTCGTGCAGCTGGTGGGTCTCTCTCTGCTCAGCTGAAACAGGCCTACCTGCCCGTGGTGGACTACAGTACCTGCTCTCGTAGCGACTGGTGGGGAAGCACCGTGAAGAACACCATGGTGTGCGCTGGTGGCGGCAGCTTGTCTGGATGCAATGTGAGAAAGACTGACTGTCAAACAGATCATGAACTGTTTCCTGTGAGAAGTTATTTCATACTGCAGGAAAATGTCTCATTTTGGTTCCTGTTGTGTTGTTTTAGGGTGACTCTGGTGGTCCTCTGAACTGCCAGGTGAGCGGTCAGTACGTTGTCCATGGAGTGACCAGCTTTGTGTCATCATTGGGTTGCAATACCTACCAGAAGCCAACAGTCTTCACTCGTGTGTCTGCCTACAGCAGCTGGATTAGTAGCGTAAGTGCAATCATATTGTCATTATAATAAACTTTACATAAGGAActaacaaacaataaatatcaTCATGACTGTATCTTATAatactgttttcattttaaatttattgtgCCATTTTGTTCATTTCAGATCATTGGATAAGCAAAACAACTGAGAAGTTGGAAGACAAACATCCTCCATTTACCAACGTTTAACATCTGCAATGGCCAAAAATACTTACAATAAACTTTACATCTAATCTTGGGCTGCTTTTGAATCATTTTAAAGATTGTGTCCTCGTTTAATCCAGTTtgatcaaaaacaataaatacatttagtaGAGTACCTATCTATttgaagtttaattttttttttttaaggggaaCTTGTTCATATCACatggtttttaatttaaatcaataaaatgtaatgtttttataatatgaGTAATGCCTGGTCACTGATTGGTCTCTGATCAACCAAtcaaaaaaaaaccatttttttttttacatcactaCAATAGACTCTGAAATTTCATGGgcaaaaaggtccattgtcaatagtgtacATTAAACAAAGCTTGAACCGAAGTCACTTTTAAGCCAAGcggctttctgttggtcagtaAGGAAAATACGCGTGAACAACTTCAACACGAGTGAAATCTGCGCTGGGAAATGTTTCAACCTCAGATATTAATACCAGCAGTATATCTACATCTTATATGATGTATATAAGCAGTAGTATACTACATCTtatatgaacatttattaattaagcAGATAATTTTATCCAAATTGCTTGCAAATGAGAATGtctaacacaaaacacacagtAACAAATCactgcaatacagtacatataaggtccataaattcataaatatataacaaatatatacaggtgctggtcatataattagaatatcatcaaaaagttcatttttttattataaattatttttaaaaatgaaactttcatatattctagattccccacatgtaaagtaaaacatttcaaaagtttttttttttaattttgatgattagagcgtacagctcatgaaagtccaaaatccagtatttcaaaatattagaatatttcctaagatcaatcaaaaaatggatttgcaaaacagaaaagttcaagttctttaaagtatgttcttttgtgcactcaatacttgatcggcaggacatattacagcaaatgacttgctcctagcacaaattactgcatcagtgaagtgtggcatggaagtgatcagcctgtggcactgctgaggcactattgagccttcagatcatctgtatattgttggatcgactgtttctcatctttctcttgaaaatatcccatagattcaggtcaggcatattggctggccaataaagcacagtaatatcatggtcagcaaaccacttggaagtggtttttgcactgtgggcaggtgctaaagtcctgctggaaaaggaaatcagcatctccataaagcttgtcagcagatggaagcataaagtgctccagaatctcctggaagatggctgcattgactttgcacttgataaaacacaatggaccaacaccagcagatgtcacggccccccccaaatcattactgacttcagaaacttcacactagacttcaagcagcttggattctgtgcctctccagtcttccttcagactctgggaccatgatttcaacatgaaatgcaaaatttacttttatctgaaaagaggattttcgaccactgttcactgtccagttctttttctccttagcccaggtaagatgcttctgacgttgtctctggttcagaagtggcttggtagtccttttcctgaagatgtctgagtgtggtgactcttgatgcgctgactccggcttcattctactcattgtgaagctctcccaagtgtttgaatcggctttacttgacagtattctcaagcttgcggtcatccctgttgcttgtgcacctttgcctacccaatttcttccttccagtcaactttgcatttaatatgctttgatacatcactctgtaaacagccaccccattcagtaatgaccttcagTGACTTACTCTTTTTGTAGAGgttgtcaatgattgtctcctggaccattgccaagtcagcagtctttcccattagtgtggtttcaaagaacaaaagatacccggaatttatactgtagggatggtcatttaatgaaactcaaatgtaaatattctaatattttgagatactggattttggactttcattagctgtacgctctaatcaacaaattaaaaaaaaaaaaaa
The DNA window shown above is from Ctenopharyngodon idella isolate HZGC_01 chromosome 10, HZGC01, whole genome shotgun sequence and carries:
- the LOC127519846 gene encoding elastase-1-like isoform X1 — its product is MMEECRKTRQTANMLRILLLSVLAALALAEPRYLEDQAIEERVVGGEVASPNSWPWQISLQYLSGGSYYHTCGGTLIRRNWVLTAAHCVDTSRTWRVVLGDHDIYTHEGREQYMSVSQVYIHSGWNSNSVAAGYDIALLRLSSEATLNSYVKLATLPPSGQVLPHNNVCYITGWGRTQTGGSLSAQLKQAYLPVVDYSTCSRSDWWGSTVKNTMVCAGGGSLSGCNGDSGGPLNCQVSGQYVVHGVTSFVSSLGCNTYQKPTVFTRVSAYSSWISSIIG
- the LOC127519846 gene encoding elastase-1-like isoform X2 codes for the protein MMEECRKTRQTANMLRILLLSVLAALALAEPRYLEDQAIEERVVGGEVASPNSWPWQISLQYLSGGSYYHTCGGTLIRRNWVLTAAHCVDTSRTWRVVLGDHDIYTHEGREQYMSVSQVYIHSGWNSNSVAAGYDIALLRLSSEATLNSYVKLATLPPSGQVLPHNNVCYITGWGRTQTGGSLSAQLKQAYLPVVDYSTCSRSDWWGSTVKNTMVCAGGGSLSGCNGDSGGPLNCQVSGQYVVHGVTSFVSSLGCNTYQKPTVFTRVSAYSSWISSIIG